TAAGATTATATTGATTACCATCCCAAATCGGAAATATGTACATAAATACCCACTTGGACATAGCATTATAGGAATACAAGATGGTAGTGGTGTTACTTCTTGGTTTGAGCAAGCACAGGTTTATGATGGAAACTATATGTTTAGGAGAATGAGTGAGGGTGACGTTGAGTACCTAGAGTTGTTTGAAACCACAAGGCAAGAGAAAAATATAAGTGAAATAGAGTACGAGTCGGCACTATTTGGAGCTTTTCATAAAGCTTCTCAAACTCCAACACGTTATGATAAAAACACTAATAATTGTTCAACAAATTGTGCCGATATTTTTGACAGAACAAGGTTTCAAGTTCCTTCTGATGTGAGGTCTAGACCGAATAAATTGAAGGATTGGTTTGATAAGCAGTAATTATGGTTAAAATAGTTGAAGTAAGGTTTGATAAAGGAATTCCTTCTATTGATAAAATAGTAAATCAGTTTCAGGTAAATACTGGCTTAGATTTAGATTTAAGTTTGAATGAAAAAGGATTAGGTACAGCAAGCTGCAAAATATTCAAATGCCAAGCGATGGTTATACTATCAAAAACAGATAATATTATTTCTGTTCGTTTGGGATATGATCGTAAAACTTATTTTCTATCAGCACTATTTTTTTCTTTGGTTGATTTAGGAGGAGAAATTATTGCTGGAGGTTGGGAGTTTACAGAAATTTCTCGCAAAAAATTTGCTGATGTATTAGAAATGCCAAGTTTATCAAGGCATTATTTGGACTTAAAATAGTTTGAGCTTAATATCTAAGAAAGCTTTTATTCTTAGCTGATAAACTTTCTCTAGACAACAAAAAACCAAAGCCTGATTCATTAATTTGAGTCAGGCTTTTTTTATTTCTTATGAACTGAAAAAGAGGGTAGGAGTTTTTAGCTTTTTGGTTTTTTGGGTGTAAATATCATGCCTTCGCCCATTCCTTTACTTTCACTCCAAGCCCATTTAATATGAGTTCTGAGTTGGGGGTTTGGTTCAAAAAAGCCCTGGTATTGAAAAATAATTGTTTCGTCCAGATATACTTTATAATGAAAGTAGAGGCTTTCTTTGTAGACAGGGGTTGACCTGATTTCATTTAAGACGGCTTTTTTTTTCTGGTTAAAATCTCCCCCAATAGGAAAGTAATCTAAGTTTTGTTGGGTTTGCAAAATTACTTCTCCTGGTTGAAAGTTTTCATCCAGTTCTCTATGGTCTATCTCAAGTCTTATTTTTTGTTGTTGGTACATTTTAAATGAGTTTTTGTAGTGAGTATGTGGTATAAAATTGAGTTGGTTTTTATTTTCTTATGAACTGAAAAAGAGGGAGTTATGCTTTGAAAAGTGGGAAGATATTTTTATTTTTACGTTATGTCTTGTATAGTCATAAGACATTTTAAACCCTGTACTAATTTTTAGTACGGGTTTTTTTGTTTCTTATGAGGCTAGGTTGATTGCATCATTTAAAGTGTCTTTTAATCGCTTTTTGATGATAAGGCTATCAATAATTTGAAAAATAGATTTTCTTTCCCCTTCATCTAATTGTTCTAACAACTGTACTTTTTCTACCAAAGACTTATCTAGTGATTCAACATCTTTAAATATTTTGTCCGATGTAAATAGTTCTGCAACTTCAACGTTTAGTGCTTTACATATTTTCTCTAGTGTAGCTGTTGTTGGATCAGTCTTACCTTTTTCTATTTTAGAGTATTGTGATTGATCCATATTTAGTGTTAATGCTACTTCCTTTTGAGAGAGTTTTTTAGCTTCTCTTACCTTTCTGATTTTATCTCCTATATCCATATTAATAGAATTTTACATCTATAAAGTTACTTAAAAGTTGTTTTTAAGTGTTAATTGTCTAGTATTTTTTTGTTTCAGCTATTTTGGTGCTTTATTAATTTGGATACATAAATCTATATTTATATGTTTGCTTTGTAGATTTATTAATCCAAAAAAAATATGACTATACAACAAATCAAACAAAACCTCTCCATCACCACCGTCTTAGCCCACTACGGCTTAAGCGTAAACGGAAACAATCGCATGTGTTGTCCTTTTCACAATGATACCAAGCCGAGTATGGAGGTGTTTCCAAAGTCGGACACGGTATTTTGCTTTAGCAGCAATTGTGAGGTGCACGGGAAGCCTATAGATGTGATTGATTTTGTGATGCACCAGGAGAAGTTGAGCAAGCACGAGGCTATTTTGAAGTGCAAATCTTTGTTAGGTGCCACTGGTGGAGTAGGGGCTCCTTCGCCTTCTTTGGTTCAGGCGCAGCCTGCTATATCTGAAAAAGTACGGGTGAAGACGATGACGGCGGCTTTTGCTCATTTCCAAAAGGCGTTTGCTCAAAGTAAGGCAGCCCAGGCATACATGCAAAGTCGTGGTTTGGAGGGTATCCAGGAAGTAGGTTTTCACGATGGAAAGTTGAGCAAGCCTTTGCGTGCCGGGCTGGATACTTTGGGTATTTCTTCGGCTTGGGGTCGGGGTTGTATTATTTTTCCTCTGAAGAATGCTGAAGGTGATATTGTGAGTTTTTATGGGCGCAGCATTAGCAACGAGGGCGACCAACGGCATTTTTATAGCACGCAGCGCCAAGGCTTGTACCCTGGTTATCCTGACGCGCAAAGCACTAAGTATCTGGTACTTACGGAGAGTGTGATTGATGCGGCGTCTTTTCCGGTAGATGATGATGCTACGGCGGTGTTGGCTTTGTATGGAACCAATGGGCTTACTCCGGCGCACAAACAGTTGGTGGTGCAAATGCCTCATCTGGAGGAGATTTATTTGTTTTTTGACGGGGATGATGCGGGGCGCAAGGCTTTGAAAACCAGGGCGGATGAGCTTTGGAAGGTGTGGTTGCACGGCGCGTCAGCTACTACGCAAACGATTAGTAGTGTGCCTACTCCGGAGGGTGAAGATGTAAATTCTTTGTTGGTGGCTTATGGCGAAGTGGTGGAAGCTTCGGACGAGCCGTCGATTTTTCACCATCTCCTGAGTCAGAAAACGGTGCTTTACTCAGGAGGAGGGAGCGCAGCCAAAGTGAGCAGCAATGGCACTACAGCAGCACCCGCGCCGGGTTTCAGGTTCGATACGTCTAACCCTAAAAAACTGGTGTTGGAGACTTTGAATGGTCGTTATCAGTTGCAAGGGGCGCCCAAACCGGAGCTGGAGTCTATGAAGGTAACCTTGTTTATTTATCCTGCGTCGGGTGGGAGCAAATCGCGCCATAAGGTAGATTTGTACGAAGACCGCCAGATGGAGAAAGTGGCCCGTGAAGCTAACGCCAAGTTGGGGGTTGCTTATGAGTTGTTGTTGATTGATTTAAACCAGTTAGCCGATGAGCTGGAGGCTTACCGCGATGCGGAGTTGGCGGAGTTAGCGGGTAGCCAAAGCCAGGGTAAGCAGCCAAAACCGGTGCCCGCCGCGCTGCAAAAAGACTGTTTGGCTTTGTTGCGTTCGGCTGATTTGATGACGAAGCTAAATGAGCACATCGGGGCTTGTGGGGTGGTAGGCGAGGAGATGAATCGTTTGTTACTCTTTTGTGTAGCAAGTAGTTATAAAATGCCGGATACTTTGCACGCTATAGTACAAGGGAGCAGCGGGAGCGGTAAATCGCACTTGTTGAATGCCATTCTTGAGTTGATGCCAGAGGAGGGCGCCTTGGATGTAACGCGTATTACCGACCGTAGTTTGTACAATTATGGAAAGTATGATTTGTGTAATAAGTTGTTTGTATTGCAGGATTTGGACGGTTTGAGCGAGGAGGCTTTGCTGTCTTTTCGTGAGTTGATCAGCTACGGTAAATTGGCTAGTTCTACCACTACCCAGGATTTGCAGGGGAGAAATAGTGGTGGTGTCAAAGAGGTATATGGTCCGGTGGCGAGTATGGCGGCTACTACCAAAACTGAGCTATACGAAGACAACGAAAACCGTTGTTTTACCCTGGCGGTGAACGAAACGAGGGTGCAAACGAAGGCGATTACTGATTATATGAACGCTTGTTCGGCGGGTAAGGTGAGCAAAAAGAAGCAACTGACTACCAAAGAGTTACTGCAAAATTGTGTGCGTTTGTTACGCCCTCATGAGGTGGTCAATCCTTACGCTACTCAATTATCGTTACCCGCTGAGGTAAAAAATCCTCGTCGTTTGCATAATTTGTACCAGTCGTTGGTGAAGCAAATTACTTTGTTGCATCAGTTTCAGCGGGCGCGCGATGATGAGGGTCGTTTGGTGGCTACAAAGTCTGATTTACATTGGGCGAATGAAATTTTGTTCGAAACGATTATATTGCGCATTGACGAGCTGGATGGTAGTTTGCGCCAATTCTTTGAACAGTTGAAAAATTATTGTTTTGACAAAGGCGTCAAACTGGAGTTTACCCGGCGCGAAGTGCGTCATAAGTTCCGGATAGAAAACACTCGTTTACACCGTTATATGCACAAGTTGCACGACTTGGAGTACATTAAACAAGTGGGTGGTCATGTAAACAAAGGCTGGACGTACAAGATTACTTATTGGGACGACATCCAGGCTTTGCGTTCTCGCATTCGTCAGTTTCTAGCCGATCAACTTTCAAAATTAAAATAGACTGGCATTGCATTCTTGAAAATGCCAGATGCAACGCTAGATAATGCTTATTATCAGTGAGTTAGCCCCAGAATACCCCTAGCATTTCATATTTCAAAAAATAGCTAAAGGGGGCTTTCAA
The Microscilla marina ATCC 23134 genome window above contains:
- a CDS encoding CHC2 zinc finger domain-containing protein; protein product: MTIQQIKQNLSITTVLAHYGLSVNGNNRMCCPFHNDTKPSMEVFPKSDTVFCFSSNCEVHGKPIDVIDFVMHQEKLSKHEAILKCKSLLGATGGVGAPSPSLVQAQPAISEKVRVKTMTAAFAHFQKAFAQSKAAQAYMQSRGLEGIQEVGFHDGKLSKPLRAGLDTLGISSAWGRGCIIFPLKNAEGDIVSFYGRSISNEGDQRHFYSTQRQGLYPGYPDAQSTKYLVLTESVIDAASFPVDDDATAVLALYGTNGLTPAHKQLVVQMPHLEEIYLFFDGDDAGRKALKTRADELWKVWLHGASATTQTISSVPTPEGEDVNSLLVAYGEVVEASDEPSIFHHLLSQKTVLYSGGGSAAKVSSNGTTAAPAPGFRFDTSNPKKLVLETLNGRYQLQGAPKPELESMKVTLFIYPASGGSKSRHKVDLYEDRQMEKVAREANAKLGVAYELLLIDLNQLADELEAYRDAELAELAGSQSQGKQPKPVPAALQKDCLALLRSADLMTKLNEHIGACGVVGEEMNRLLLFCVASSYKMPDTLHAIVQGSSGSGKSHLLNAILELMPEEGALDVTRITDRSLYNYGKYDLCNKLFVLQDLDGLSEEALLSFRELISYGKLASSTTTQDLQGRNSGGVKEVYGPVASMAATTKTELYEDNENRCFTLAVNETRVQTKAITDYMNACSAGKVSKKKQLTTKELLQNCVRLLRPHEVVNPYATQLSLPAEVKNPRRLHNLYQSLVKQITLLHQFQRARDDEGRLVATKSDLHWANEILFETIILRIDELDGSLRQFFEQLKNYCFDKGVKLEFTRREVRHKFRIENTRLHRYMHKLHDLEYIKQVGGHVNKGWTYKITYWDDIQALRSRIRQFLADQLSKLK
- a CDS encoding helix-turn-helix domain-containing protein, whose product is MDIGDKIRKVREAKKLSQKEVALTLNMDQSQYSKIEKGKTDPTTATLEKICKALNVEVAELFTSDKIFKDVESLDKSLVEKVQLLEQLDEGERKSIFQIIDSLIIKKRLKDTLNDAINLAS